The following proteins are encoded in a genomic region of Candidatus Rokuibacteriota bacterium:
- a CDS encoding RNA polymerase sigma factor — protein sequence MSVPQAETMTEPEPRPAGAPRVDRDAALLEGLRRGDAGAAELLLDTYGDRVYRLAIRITGNEQDAEEVAQDALWTAARKIDTFKGESAFGSWVYRITANTAYQKLRGRRGRRNEVLWDDLQPAFDEHRQHVEPVADWSGKVEEPALQTELRTVLTTAINDLPADYRTAFLMHDVEGLSNPEIAETLRLSLPAVKSRVHRSRLFLRERLSRYMAAA from the coding sequence ATGAGCGTCCCACAAGCGGAGACGATGACCGAACCCGAGCCGCGGCCGGCCGGAGCCCCGCGCGTCGATCGCGACGCTGCCCTCCTGGAAGGGCTGCGCCGGGGCGATGCCGGGGCGGCCGAGCTGCTGCTCGACACCTACGGCGACCGCGTCTATCGCCTGGCCATCCGCATCACCGGCAACGAGCAGGATGCCGAGGAGGTCGCCCAGGACGCGCTCTGGACCGCAGCGCGCAAGATCGACACCTTCAAGGGCGAGTCGGCCTTCGGCAGCTGGGTGTACCGGATCACGGCCAACACGGCGTACCAGAAGCTTCGCGGGCGGCGCGGCCGGCGCAACGAGGTGCTGTGGGACGATCTCCAGCCCGCCTTCGACGAGCACCGCCAACATGTCGAGCCGGTCGCCGACTGGTCGGGCAAGGTCGAGGAACCGGCGCTCCAGACTGAGCTCAGGACGGTGCTGACGACGGCGATCAACGACCTCCCCGCCGATTACCGGACGGCCTTCCTCATGCATGATGTGGAAGGGCTGTCGAACCCGGAGATCGCCGAGACGCTGCGTCTGAGCCTGCCCGCGGTGAAGTCACGCGTGCACCGCTCGCGTCTCTTCCTGCGCGAGCGCCTCTCGCGCTACATGGCGGCCGCATGA